In bacterium, the following are encoded in one genomic region:
- a CDS encoding transcriptional regulator has translation MDLADRVFKLHETLRTSRAAVSRAQLQERLECSRATVARVIGQLRDFFGAPIEYDRRAGGYHYAPAEEGPWELPGLWFNASELHALLAAHQLLANAQPGLLEGDLAPLRGRIERLLQARGIGGGDVARRVRILRMAARRTDPEHFRAVAGAVLSRKRLRLLYHGRARDAQTQRVVSPQRLTHYRDNWYLDAWDHERKALRSFSVDRIRAARPLAQAAREIPDARLDEYFATAYGIFAGRPRNTAVLRFTPEAARWVADEAWHPAQQGRFDGDGCYILEIPYADARELVRDILRHGPEVTVVAPSTLREQVAARLREALARYG, from the coding sequence ATGGATCTTGCCGACCGGGTGTTCAAGCTCCACGAAACGCTGCGTACGTCGCGCGCGGCGGTTTCACGCGCCCAGCTCCAGGAACGGCTCGAGTGCTCGCGCGCGACCGTGGCGCGGGTCATCGGCCAGCTCCGCGACTTCTTCGGGGCCCCGATCGAGTACGACCGCCGCGCCGGCGGCTACCACTACGCCCCCGCCGAAGAGGGCCCCTGGGAGCTGCCCGGCCTCTGGTTCAACGCCTCCGAGCTGCACGCCCTGCTCGCCGCGCACCAGCTGCTGGCGAACGCGCAGCCCGGCCTGCTCGAGGGCGACCTGGCGCCGCTGCGCGGCCGCATCGAGCGGCTCCTCCAGGCCAGGGGCATCGGCGGCGGCGACGTCGCCCGCCGGGTCCGCATCCTGCGCATGGCGGCGCGGCGGACGGACCCGGAGCACTTCCGCGCCGTCGCCGGCGCGGTGCTCTCGCGCAAGCGCCTGCGCCTCCTCTACCACGGCCGCGCCCGCGACGCCCAGACCCAACGCGTCGTCTCGCCGCAGCGGCTCACGCACTACCGTGACAACTGGTACCTCGACGCGTGGGACCACGAGCGTAAAGCGCTGCGCTCCTTCTCGGTGGACCGCATCCGCGCGGCGCGCCCGCTGGCGCAGGCCGCGCGGGAGATCCCGGACGCGCGCCTCGACGAGTACTTCGCCACCGCCTACGGCATCTTCGCGGGGCGGCCGCGCAACACGGCGGTGCTGCGCTTCACGCCGGAGGCCGCGCGGTGGGTCGCCGACGAGGCCTGGCACCCCGCGCAGCAGGGGCGCTTCGACGGGGACGGCTGCTACATCCTCGAGATCCCGTACGCCGACGCCCGCGAGCTGGTGCGGGACATCCTGCGGCACGGCCCGGAGGTAACGGTCGTCGCGCCGTCGACGCTGCGAGAGCAGGTGGCGGCGCGGCTGCGGGAGGCGCTGGCAAGGTACGGGTGA